In Kitasatospora sp. NA04385, a single genomic region encodes these proteins:
- a CDS encoding NAD(P)/FAD-dependent oxidoreductase, with protein MARIVVIGGGIAGTAAALALHKAGHEPTVHEAHPESDEDIGAFMTLASNGMRALAGFDAARTVAGVGFDVTRMNVLDAAGAELASVPLGEHDRPLARYRCLRRAQLAAVLRAEARRRGIALRHAARLTGVTETDGAVTARFADGSTADGELLVGADGLRSTVRTWLDPHGPGPAYAGQRVFYGYSDAAPRPAPAPGLITMVRGSAAAFGYLVPPVGRTHWFARVPGPPLAAGERADTAPARWRALLEPLLRPDRTPCADIVAGTGDDLMVTDALHLPPGGRWRSRRTVLIGDAAHAASPATGQGASMALEDALVLAKALRDAPDTDAALARYEHHRRPRTEQNTATSARLTAARPSGDSRTSEDTRRAADGGADEALLRLLDWDTPL; from the coding sequence GTGGCACGGATCGTGGTGATCGGGGGCGGGATCGCCGGGACGGCGGCCGCGCTGGCCCTGCACAAGGCTGGCCACGAGCCGACCGTCCACGAGGCGCACCCCGAGAGCGACGAGGACATCGGTGCGTTCATGACGCTGGCCAGCAACGGCATGCGCGCCCTGGCCGGGTTCGACGCCGCCCGGACGGTGGCCGGGGTCGGCTTCGACGTCACCCGGATGAACGTCCTGGACGCGGCCGGGGCCGAACTGGCCTCCGTACCGCTCGGCGAGCACGACCGGCCGCTCGCCCGGTACCGCTGCCTGCGCCGGGCCCAACTCGCCGCCGTACTGCGGGCCGAGGCCCGCCGCCGCGGGATCGCCCTGCGGCACGCCGCCCGGCTCACCGGCGTCACGGAGACCGACGGCGCCGTCACCGCCCGCTTCGCCGACGGCAGCACGGCCGACGGGGAGCTGCTGGTCGGTGCCGACGGCCTGCGCTCCACGGTGCGGACCTGGCTCGACCCCCACGGCCCCGGCCCCGCCTACGCGGGACAGCGCGTCTTCTACGGCTACAGCGACGCCGCACCCCGGCCCGCCCCCGCGCCCGGCCTGATCACCATGGTGCGCGGCAGCGCGGCCGCCTTCGGATACCTGGTCCCGCCCGTCGGCCGGACCCACTGGTTCGCCCGCGTCCCGGGCCCGCCCCTCGCGGCGGGGGAACGCGCCGACACCGCCCCCGCCCGGTGGCGCGCCCTGCTGGAACCGCTGCTGCGCCCCGACCGCACCCCCTGCGCCGACATCGTGGCGGGCACGGGCGACGACCTCATGGTCACCGACGCCCTCCACCTGCCGCCCGGGGGCCGCTGGCGCAGCCGCCGCACGGTGCTGATCGGCGACGCGGCGCACGCCGCCTCCCCCGCCACCGGGCAGGGCGCCTCGATGGCGCTGGAGGACGCCCTCGTCCTCGCCAAGGCCCTGCGGGACGCCCCCGACACCGATGCGGCGCTGGCCCGTTACGAACACCACCGCCGCCCCCGGACCGAGCAGAACACCGCGACCAGCGCCCGGCTCACCGCCGCCCGCCCGTCCGGGGACAGCCGCACCTCCGAGGACACCCGGCGGGCCGCGGACGGCGGGGCGGACGAGGCGCTGCTGCGCCTGCTCGACTGGGACACCCCGCTCTGA
- a CDS encoding LacI family DNA-binding transcriptional regulator — protein sequence MKRPTMKDVAQAAGVSLMTVSRVVSHNPGVSPDTVAKVEQAVRKLGYQRNVNARNLRQKRLGTATIGLVVDDLANPFYALMARSIEDEAHRRGCVVLVGSTNDEPRREREVIAAFTARQVDGLVLVPTIGSHGFLRTAMASGTHVVCVDRPAEDLDVDTVTVDNRDGARHAVAHLLGHGHSRIAYLGDRYEIWTQRERYAGYLDALSARGLSADPALVRHGLRSHLETRLALAELRALPDPPTALFSSNDLITLGALDAMDGPDDPDGSRTAGQPLPMAIVGFDDLPLAKQLDPPLTVVSQDPVAVGSTAANLLFSRIAGDRSAPRKVVLLTRLVERRSGERPGHRTDHRPGPPTAPR from the coding sequence TTGAAGCGCCCGACGATGAAGGACGTGGCCCAGGCCGCCGGAGTCAGTCTGATGACGGTCTCCCGAGTGGTCTCCCACAACCCCGGGGTCTCGCCCGACACCGTGGCCAAGGTCGAACAGGCCGTCCGCAAGCTCGGTTACCAGCGCAACGTCAACGCCCGCAACCTGCGGCAGAAGCGGCTCGGCACCGCCACCATCGGCCTGGTCGTGGACGACCTCGCCAACCCCTTCTACGCCCTGATGGCCCGTTCGATCGAGGACGAGGCGCACCGGCGCGGCTGCGTCGTGCTGGTCGGGAGCACCAACGACGAACCGCGCCGGGAGCGCGAGGTGATCGCCGCCTTCACCGCCCGGCAGGTCGACGGCCTGGTCCTCGTCCCCACCATCGGCAGCCACGGCTTCCTCCGGACGGCGATGGCGTCCGGCACCCACGTGGTCTGCGTGGACCGGCCCGCCGAGGACCTCGACGTGGACACCGTCACGGTCGACAACCGCGACGGCGCCCGGCACGCCGTCGCCCACCTGCTCGGCCACGGCCACTCCCGGATCGCCTACCTCGGCGACCGCTACGAGATCTGGACCCAGCGCGAGCGCTACGCCGGCTACCTGGACGCGCTCTCCGCCCGCGGGCTGTCCGCCGACCCCGCGCTGGTCCGGCACGGCCTGCGCTCCCACCTGGAGACCCGGCTCGCCCTGGCCGAGCTGCGCGCGCTGCCCGACCCGCCGACCGCCCTGTTCAGCAGCAACGACCTGATCACGCTGGGCGCCCTGGACGCGATGGACGGCCCGGACGACCCGGACGGCTCGCGGACCGCCGGACAGCCGCTCCCGATGGCCATCGTCGGCTTCGACGACCTGCCGCTCGCCAAGCAGCTCGACCCCCCGCTGACCGTCGTCAGCCAGGACCCGGTGGCGGTCGGCAGCACCGCCGCCAACCTCCTGTTCTCCCGGATCGCCGGGGACCGCTCGGCCCCGCGCAAGGTCGTCCTGCTCACCCGGCTCGTCGAACGCCGCTCCGGAGAACGCCCAGGTCACCGCACCGATCACCGCCCCGGCCCGCCCACCGCGCCGCGCTGA